Part of the Carassius carassius chromosome 20, fCarCar2.1, whole genome shotgun sequence genome, caataaataaataaataaataaataaaaaattgacagTGTAGCCTAAATGTAAAttgaatatttctttctaaagcaaCATGTTAGAACAACATTTTTTagactttaaaataagttttgaggttatttttctttctttttaaaaaaacatagcatgatatactatttaaaacaaagcaaaaaattatgtattgttattaatttatttaatataaaaataataataataaaaaaaaaacatttactttttagACTTCAAACCATGCTGAGGAGCCTGGAATGGGCAAAGGGGACTCTTCTACATACTCAGGCAGCAGATGAGATCATCCATGAAGTATCAGATTTTATTCAGGAGATTCAAACTTCTGAACCAAGAGCACAGGATGgtaaatgcaatcaaacaatcttAATTACTCACAGTAAACTTCAGTTAGATTGTCTGATTTTGATGGCCAGTAACTTGACATCTacagtaatatattttgaataattttgctAAGCATAACATATCACACAGACATACAAACTATTGGAAAAATTAAGAAGTCtgtttataattgtttataaaagcaatatattataattattctaCAGACAGCACTGTATATCGACCTCCACTGATTCGTAGTGGATCCAGAGGTGCACCATCTTATGTCATTACACAGGATCAGCTGTCATTTTTGTTGTCTTGTGGCTTCACTGTAAAACAGATTGCACAAATTCTACACACCTCCATATCCACAGTCAAGCGACGTTTAAGGtaagttatataatataataactaataTCCATTGACTACACACATTATACCCTGTTCACAGGTGTATTTGTCAtgcaaaactaataaaatgatggaaacattttattttatcccaGTTACATATGTTACATGTAGTGTGCATAATTACATGATACTGACCATAAACTAAACCCTAATCCTATTCCTAACCACAACCCTATAGTAAGTGCatctagattattattattattatttagtacttaaatgtgtaattacactgtgTAACCCGATTAATAAagtgaattttatttatatttacatttagtcagttagtggacacttttatccaaagcattttATAACAATAGAAACATATTTGGGAATTTGCTCCACCTAGATTAAAATGTCATATGTTTAGGCTGACTGGAGTACTCATCTCATTAGATCATAATGAGTTGGGAAAAATGCTGAGtgcaacttttgatttattttagcgctcctattaaatgttaaaatgcttgGATATATATTTCCAGGTGCTTCAATCTGTTGCAGTCTTCCTCATACTCAGATATATCTGATGCAGATTTAGATGAAAAAATTAGGGATATAGTGGCTGGAAATGACCAACTTGGACCAGAGGCAGTTCGAGCACAACTGAGGACAGAGGGAATTCGGGTTCAGAGGTGCAGAGTGCGGAGCAGTATGCATCGTGTCAACCCAAGGGCTGCAGCTCTCAGAGCAATGTCTCAGAGACTACGTAGAAGGTCCTACCGTGTCGCAGGACCTAATTCTTTATGGCATCTTGATGGAAATCACAAACTAATAaggtaattttctttttaaatgcaatctTAAACATTGCATTATGCCTTAAccactttattcttctgttgcttTAACAAAATGCCATTAAGTCACtaaatttaaaatttgtttttaaaagtctaaATTTCAGAATTAAGCAGTTGATTAACAGAAATCAGTATGGCTGCATAAAAAGGGTTGTTGAAATGGATGTAACAGTGCTCTTGTAGAACATCTAAAGCACACCCTTCATTGGATATTTTGTTGTTGTCTAATGCAGGTTTTATGCTCAACTAAGTAATTATGTATTTGTGTTAATTTAGATGGAGGATAGTAATTCATGGTGCCATTGATGGCTACAGTCGGCTTGTCACCTTTCTCCAAGCATCTAACAACAATCGCAGCAGCACTGTCATGAACTGCTTCTTGGATGCCATTTCCAAATATGGAGTCCCTTCCAGAGTAAGGACTGACCATGGGGGAGAGAACAATGCAGTGTGCTTGTTCATGAACCTGTTCAGAGGCACTGAACGAGGGAGTGCTCTTAGAGGAAGAAGTACACACAATCAGAGGATTGAAAGACTTTGGGTCGATCTGTGGCGTGGGGTGTCAAATGTGTACTATGACCTTTTCCACTTTCTTGAGAGTGAGGGCATTGTGGATGTAGATAATGAAATGCACATGTGGGCTCTGCAATATGTCTACATCCCAAGAATTAACAAAGACTTGACAAATTTTAAACACCAGTGGAACAATCATGGTTTACGAACCGAGAGACACCAGTCACCTCTACAAATCTTTGTCCGGGATTGCCTGGCACAACAGAGTCTGCCAAGTACTGCAATGCAGGAGATATTTGCAAGACCCTCAGACTCCACTGGAGGAGAGACTAATTCAGCAGAGCTTGTTGGTGGTGACAGTCATTCTGTATCTGGAGCGGTATCTCATGTGCATTGGCTTGAACGAGTTACCGTACCTCCAAACCAGTTCACTGTGACTGATGATGAGATGAAACAACTCACAGAACAAATTGATCCACTTGAAGGTCCCCGGGAAAATCTTGGAGTAAATGTACTTAAAGATGtcctttcttttgtggaaaaccTAAGAATGTAAATTGACATTTAACAGTGTCACTGTTACTTGTTTGAAGTGTTTTACAtggcatgtgtcatattctgatCGGTATCTCCCCTCTACTTTCCTGACTCATTTATAGTTTATGTAAGGGCTAGTCATAtccctgagataaaaaaaaaaaaaaaaaaacactaaatcacattaataaacaactttttattgtaattgtgatgtaaatttcattaatttgtaGTATAATCTGAATACTTTCAGATGTGGATTCTTATCAGATATCCCAAGACAGAGCAGAACTGGAGAAAGGGACAAAACTTAGCAACCCCTACAAACATCAAAAAGCTGTAGTAGAACTGTATGATGAAATGTCCATTGTATAACTTTAGATAATCGAAGTGCACACATCCAACAGGCTGAAGGGCTTAATGTGAGTGCTCAACCACGTAAATACCTAAAACTAAGAAGAAATTTGGCACACCACAGCTCCAAAAGTATTATGTTCTCATCAAAGGTGACATTCCGAGCCTACAAGCTCTTCATTAGACAATGAACACATACATAGTTCAGGTTTTATATATAGCACAAACCTGAATGACATGATCACCCACATGATCCAAAAAAGGGCAATCAGGAAATCACCTCACATAAAGGCAATAAACAAACCTAAAAGTGAATACAACCACTAACTACAAATTCTGAACCTaagcctatataaaaaaaatagctgtaAAGTATACATAAATTATAGAATCAAATTTACATTTGATTCTATCTTGATGTTGATTGTTTTCTTAACATCAggcattttatttaatgatttttgtgAGAGATAAAGTATTGttcttttatgtatattttgcaagtatttttttttttttaatatgttgagGTTCAGCATTTGTAGTTAATGGTTGTTTTCACTTTTATGTTTATTGCCTTTATCTGATTGCCATTCGGTTTGGGGGGCGGGGGGTCATGTGGGTGATCATGTCACTCTAGTTTGATGTATGTGATCATTGTCTGATGAAGAGCTTGTAGGCTTGAAATGTCACTTTTGgtgagaatataaatatttttctactCTTAGAGCAGTGGTGTGCCAATTTAGCTCTTCATGTTtcataataaaactttaaaacatgaaaatatttaaaactattacaTCAGTAACAGCCAACACAATTTTTCTACATCACTCCAAAAGTGGGGGATTGCAAAATACCACTTTCCATGTTTTCTCTGAAGAGTTCATAGCTGGGATGGATTGGTAGCCTCAAGACAATGCTGCAGGTATTTGCCTCTGGAAAAATTTTAGGGGCCTCATTCTCTTGAGGGTGTAAGAACTCCAATTTGGGTTCCACTGGGAACCCTAGCCTCGGAATAGCAGTAGATCCTGACACAAATCCAAGAATCTTGTCTAAGGTGAGGGGATATGCAGTTCCTTCTAGTAAAaatgaacaggaaaaaaaaaagttaatgaccaTTTTGCAGATACAGAATACCAGTAAAGTAGTTGTCACAGTTTATTGTACTTCATGTTCTTCCAAACCCATATAAGTATCCTCATCCCAGATAACAATAAAGTATAGTTGAATGtactaaaaatacttaaaaacaagCAAGTACTTTTGTagtaaattcatttttttgtgctaaataagattatattttatatagacaCTAATTAAAGGTGTATTTCTACTTGCACTTGAAAAAGTATATTAAGTAGCACTAATactcaaattcatttttagtgCATTGAAATAAAGTATCCTATCACAAAAATATACAGaggacttttatttgtgtacttcTAAAGTTTGatttcattacattaaaaattagTTCAATCTTAGTAGATTTTTATATAGTAATcctaaattaaacttttaataaatataagtacATTTTCCCAACTGTACCACATAAGTACACTTAATATAAATTGATTTTAAGTGTAGTCAGATAAAGTAAACCAAATATACAAGTGTTTTATAAGTGTATTAGTTAAAGGTGTGCTATGgttcagtatatatttaaaagtgtatGAAAGATTTGTTCAAGTGgcaactaaatacattttaatacagggATAATATGTTAAAAGCACACATGAGCTATGGGATTTCAtcaaacatatatacatttttatttaatttatcttaaaaaaatatgatagatagatagatagacagacagacagacagacagacagacagacagacagatagatagatagatagatagatagatagatagatagatagacagacagacagagagagagagagagagagagagagatccaacatAGCTTCAGTTTGATCTCATACCTTCCACTTCTATGAGCCAGTCCCTCCAGAAACAGATTGTTCTACTCTCCACTACTCTCCTGTTGCTGCCAACTGGAGAAAGTTCTGCTTTAAACAAAGCAGATATGTCTTCGGCCAAAAGTGGCTTCTCCTCATACATAAATACTTCTTTAAAGAGCTGAGGATGCTTTTGCATCAAATGTAAAAGCCCAAGACACTCCAGGCCCTCTTTAAATCTAGATAAGCAAAACATGTACCAAATGTGAAACAATGACAAAATAGTACTGGTAATTTGTCAGGTGAAAATATCTGTACATTCTTATACTCACTGTTCCAAGGAATCCCTCAACCTGTTCTCGATGAAAAACTTGGTAGCTGATTCCACTAAGTTGTCTCTGTCTTCTAGCGTCTGGATGTGCCATAGAGACCCCAGCATACTTAATTGGTCAGACGCCTCCATTATAGCACACTGTGCTTCATTTACATTCTGTGCCAACTGGATCTAAATTGACAATGAATTTAACACAAAATTAGCCATTAAATACAAGAAACAAAAtacttatataaaacatttaaatatttaatgcacacACAAACCCTTAAGTAAGAGCTTTTTAAGGTTAAGGTTAACAATTTAAACATTCTAAGATATTACCACTATCGCCAAATTACAGTTACTAACAAAGCAACAGCTGGCATAaatgaaaatgtgcaatatataAACTAACCTTGGTCATCTTTGCTCTGAAGTCATAGTCAGCAATCTCTTGAAGGTCTGGTACTGGGGGCTGAAGGTTGcacacctgacagaacagtctttctgaaaaaaaatttggCTCCACACCACCATGTATCAGGCACACAGCTATCATCCGTCCAACTATTTTGTACATTCCATTGTACAGTGCTGTAACACATGGGAAAAGCATTATTATGTCTATAAACAATGCTTAGAAAATGTGTGGTGCTTCTTAAAAAATTAATCACTTTTTTCATAGGGgactatgttttaattttaataattaaagatGATTTTTATAAAGACCTAATGACATTCAATGTGAAAGTGTGCAGAATTACAGAAAATTATAAAGGAGGCAAACTATTTTTCCAAAATGCttaatgtaaacacacacacacacaaattaggcAGGAGGTTACCTTTGGAATTGCAGGCAAGTGTTTTTTTCCAGTCCTCTCCATCAAATATTTCGCATGAGTGGATTTCCCTCATCAGCAAAGTTAAAAATTCTCTCGTTGGTCCACCCTCATCAGCGGCTCCCTCACCAATCCCATCAGCATCTCTGAACACAACATCTAGTTTTGCCTCAGGGTTAAAACGTTGGCGTCGGAAGGCTCTGATGCCACTGTCTAGGATGTTGCATCGTGTTACATTGATTTGGTTGGAAATGGGTGCAGCTGTAAAATCCACTTTGTTTGACATTGTATTTAACAATGATTTCAggtcaacactgaaaaaaataaataaaagagaatgTTACTCCGTCTTTTGATCCAACTACAGTATAAATACATGTCTAACAACATCAATTGACTTACTCATACTCATCTTCATCTGAGATATAAATATCTGTGTCTGgactgagtaaagaaaatgccacTGAAACttctggagaggaggccacggctggagctggagcagcagaggaggccacggctggagctgagaaggaggccacggctggagatgagaaggaggccacggctggagctggagctggagaggaggccacggctggagctggagctggagaggaggccacggctggagctggagctggagaggaggccacggctggagctggagctggagaggaggccacggctggagctggagctggagaggaggccacggctggagctggagctgagaaggaggccacggctggagctggagctggagaggaggccacggctggagctggagctgagaaggaggccacggctggagctggagctggagaggaggccacggctggagctggagctgagaaggaggccacggctggagctgaga contains:
- the LOC132095961 gene encoding uncharacterized protein LOC132095961 isoform X2, giving the protein MFSERFEMFRNEQPLHGPARPRRTRRRNVTCTFKVTLLRTGIDRLSSLRDAIASQRLVVQREQSETQFAEILRSTFPQLQGREFELCRVDAQRQVSRLSLESKTPAAIIASGQLGRSALYVQEKSTYALAQVNSSPAPAVASFSSPAVASFSAPAVASFSAPAPAVASSPAPAPAVASFSAPAPAVASSPAPAPAVASFSAPAPAVASSPAPAPAVASSPAPAPAVASSPAPAPAVASSPAPAPAVASSPAPAPAVASFSSPAVASFSAPAVASSAAPAPAVASSPEVSVAFSLLSPDTDIYISDEDEYDVDLKSLLNTMSNKVDFTAAPISNQINVTRCNILDSGIRAFRRQRFNPEAKLDVVFRDADGIGEGAADEGGPTREFLTLLMREIHSCEIFDGEDWKKTLACNSKERLFCQVCNLQPPVPDLQEIADYDFRAKMTKIQLAQNVNEAQCAIMEASDQLSMLGSLWHIQTLEDRDNLVESATKFFIENRLRDSLEQFKEGLECLGLLHLMQKHPQLFKEVFMYEEKPLLAEDISALFKAELSPVGSNRRVVESRTICFWRDWLIEVEEGTAYPLTLDKILGFVSGSTAIPRLGFPVEPKLEFLHPQENEAPKIFPEANTCSIVLRLPIHPSYELFRENMESGILQSPTFGVM
- the LOC132095961 gene encoding uncharacterized protein LOC132095961 isoform X1, with protein sequence MFSERFEMFRNEQPLHGPARPRRTRRRNVTCTFKVTLLRTGIDRLSSLRDAIASQRLVVQREQSETQFAEILRSTFPQLQGREFELCRVDAQRQVSRLSLESKTPAAIIASGQLGRSALYVQEKSTYALAQVNSSPAPAVASFSSPAVASFSAPAVASFSAPAPAVASSPAPAPAVASFSAPAPAVASSPAPAPAVASFSAPAPAVASSPAPAPAVASSPAPAPAVASSPAPAPAVASSPAPAPAVASSPAPAPAVASFSSPAVASFSAPAVASSAAPAPAVASSPEVSVAFSLLSPDTDIYISDEDEYDVDLKSLLNTMSNKVDFTAAPISNQINVTRCNILDSGIRAFRRQRFNPEAKLDVVFRDADGIGEGAADEGGPTREFLTLLMREIHSCEIFDGEDWKKTLACNSKALYNGMYKIVGRMIAVCLIHGGVEPNFFSERLFCQVCNLQPPVPDLQEIADYDFRAKMTKIQLAQNVNEAQCAIMEASDQLSMLGSLWHIQTLEDRDNLVESATKFFIENRLRDSLEQFKEGLECLGLLHLMQKHPQLFKEVFMYEEKPLLAEDISALFKAELSPVGSNRRVVESRTICFWRDWLIEVEEGTAYPLTLDKILGFVSGSTAIPRLGFPVEPKLEFLHPQENEAPKIFPEANTCSIVLRLPIHPSYELFRENMESGILQSPTFGVM